The following is a genomic window from Rubidibacter lacunae KORDI 51-2.
GTTGCGCGGATTATTTACGTCAACAAACTCGACCGCATCGGTGCGGACTTTTTTAACGTTGTCAAGCAAGTTGAAAACGTGCTGGCAGCCAGACCCTTGGTGATGGTATTGCCCATCGGTCACGAAAGCGACTTCACAGGCGTTGTCGATCTGCTATCGCGCGAGGCGTGGGTGTGGGACGACTCCGGCGACCCGCTGAAATACGAGATCCAAGACGTGCCTGCCGACATGGCTGATGACGTAGAGACGTACCGGGAGCAACTAATTGAAACTGCGTTAGAGCAAGACGACGACCTGCTCGAGCAGTACCTTGAGGGCGAGGAGCCGAGTGTCGAGGATATCAAGCGCTGCATTCGCAAAGGCACCATCGAATTGGCCTTCTTCCCGACTTACTGCGGCTCTTCATTCAAGAACAAGGGCGTCCAGTTAGTGCTCAATGCAGTGGTCGATTACCTGCCCAACCCGACCGAGGTTCCGCCGCAACCGATCGTCGACCTGGAAGGGCACGAAACCGGCGATTACGCTTACATCGATCCCGAGAAACCGCTGCGGGCGCTGGCGTTCAAGATCATGGACGATCGCTACGGCGCGCTGACCTTTACGCGCTTGTACTCGGGAAGTTTGAGCAAAGGCGACACGATTCTCGATACGGCAACGGGCAAAAGCGAGCGCGTCAGCCGCTTGGTGGAGATGCACGCCAACTCCCGCGAGGAAGTCGAGAGCGTTCAAGCCGGCGACATCGTGGCGATTGTGGGTATGAAGGGCGTTCAAACCGGTCACACGCTCTGCGACCCGAAAAACCCAGCCACCTTGGAGCCCATGGTCTTCCCGGACCCAGTCATTTCAATCGCCGTGAAGCCCAAGGACAAGGGCTCGACGGAAAAGATGAGCTTGGCACTCAGCAAGATGGTTCAAGAAGACCCGTCCTTCCAGGTTGAAACTGACCAGGAAAGCAACGAAACCATCATCAAGGGCATGGGTGAGCTGCACTTGGACATCAAAGTCGATATCCTCAAGCGCACCTATGGTGTGGAAGTGGAAGTCGGCAAGCCGCAAGTTGCCTACCGCGAGTCCATTGCCAAGCGCATCGAAGACAGCTACACCCACAAGAAGCAATCCGGTGGTTCCGGTCAATACGGCAAGATCGACTACGTGATCGAACCCGGCGAAACTGGCAGTGGCTTCTCCTTTGAGTCCAAGGTTACGGGCGGCAACGTGCCGCGCGAGTACTGGCCGGCAGTGCAAAAGGGCTTCGAGTCCTGCGTGGACAAGGGCGTCCTGGCAGGGTTCCCGGTCGTGGATCTAAAGGTGACGCTGACCGACGGTGGCTTCCACGCGGTGGACTCATCGGCGATCGCCTTCGAGATCGCGGCGAAGGCAGCTTACCGTCAGACGCTGCCCAAAGCAGCTCCGCTGCTACTCGAGCCGATTATGAAGGTGGACGTGTTCGCACCCGACGACTATATCGGCGACGTGATCGGCGACCTCAACCGCCGCCGCGGCATCATCAACTCCCAGGAGTCCGGTGCGATGGGCGTGCGGATTAAGTCCGAGGTCCCGCTGGCGGAAATGTTCGGGTACATCGGCGATTTACGGACGATGACTTCCGGACGCGGTCAATTCTCCATGGAGTTCTCGCACTACGCCCCCTGCCCGAGCAACGTGCAGCAAGAGGTAATTGCTGAAGTGAAGGAACGTCAAGCTGCTGCCTAAAGTGCACGAGTTAAGAGATCGCGTCCGGTGCGATCTCTTAGCAGCAAGATCGGTTCGGCAACCCAGGGGCGATCTCAGATCGCCACTGGTTTATCACCACACACTCGAAGGCTTCTAACCTTCAGATCTAGTTCTGGCAGACGATTCCTCCCTCATACGCCCGCCCGCCTTCGTTGCCAGAAACTTCAAGGTGTTGAGTTTCGCTTTACCACGTTGCGTGCCGCTCGTCCCGAGCGCGTCTTGGGCTGAGTCCGCCTCCTTCCCGACGGGTGCGTCGAAGCCTTATTCGAGGGCGATCGCGCTGCTGTTTAGGCGATGGTGACATGGTGTCAAAGTTGGCCGTCTAGCTGCTGTTGAGCGGGATATCCAAACCCATCCCGAACCTCCCGAACGGCTAACTGACTTCATTATCTGCAGTTAGCTTCTGCACTTCACGAGCTCGCTTCAAATGCAGCTTCGGCATGGTCTTAAGAGCAACTCAAAAAGCTTTCTGATTGTGGCGTACCTGTAGGTGAAATGCTCGTGCTGCATTACCGACCTTCAGTCTTGAGAGAATTAATCGAGGTGCCTTAGATATTTATTGCGCTCGCTTTCCAAGCTGAGGAGCTTGTTGCTCTTCAGGTGCGTAACCGAGCTGAAGCATCCTCCGAGTTCCCGGGCGATCTCGCGACTGGGCTGATACTGCGAAATTCCACGTGCGCGCAACAGAGCTAGCGTCGAGGGCATATATGCTTGTACGGTAAGCTCGCCTGCGGCTCCGACCAGATAAACTTTTGTAACGCTAAGTTGTAACGCTAAGATCGTCAGCGAACCCAAACTGACACCCAGATAGCTGCATGAAAGCACCTACAACATCTGATGTTGCAGCCACGAGTGACGCGATCGCCCCACATTGGCAGCTCGAGCTGCTGTACGATGGCGAGTGTCCCTTTTGCCTGCGCGAGGTGAACTTTTTGCAGCAACGCGACTCGGGGCGCGGACTAGTGAACTTTGTTGATATTGCATCGGACGGCTACGCTGTTGAAGCACACGGCGGCGTCAATTATGCCACGGCAATGGGACGCATCCACGCCGTGCTGCCGGCCGGGAGCACCATCGCCGGCGTTGAGGTGTTTCGACGAGTTTATGAAATTTTGGGGCTGGGTTGGGTATATGCCCCCACGCGCTGGCCGGTCGTCGGTGCGTTCGTCGACCGAGTCTATGAGTTTTGGGCGGACCGGCGACTGAAGTGGACCGGGCGACCGGATTTGGAGACCTTAGTTGCACGAAGGACCTGCGGCGATCGCTGTCAGCTCTCCGATTAGCGTCGCTGTCCTATAACATCTTGGGATGCAATTGCCTCAACGCAAATGTGTTGTACGCCAATCAATGTGTAGTATGCCAATCTGGTTCGCGGGTTTCATTGCGAAAGCCTGCCTCCAGTAATTATTAATCCTGACACGAGCGCCACCGTAATCCCGCTGTCCAGATGATGTCGATTTCTGCAACCCGCGCGTATTAAATTTCCTTCAGAACCTGCTACTCGGGCATTACGCTCTTTCCCAGACCGTCCGCCACCAGCGGAAGCGTACTTTCCTACTAGTCTTGCGTTATATGCAACCTGTGGGTAGACGCTAACGCGGCGAAATGGTAAATGGGATCGTGCATCCAAAACTCAAAGCGAAAACGCCCAATATGGGTTTGACCATCTAGTTCGGCAACCGCAACTGCCTCGCGCGTGGCGCACGAACGCCGACATTGTCGTCCTACTCGGGGTTCTTAAGCTTGCGAGCGTGGATCGCGTTTTCGGAGTTGTCGAGTAAGGGTGAAACGGCCTTTCCCGCTGCCGATACGCTCTTGGAGCGAGGCGACTTTCAACGCTAGCTTTTTTGAGGGATTAATGCCGTCCTACGATTAATCGTGTGCTTAATAATCGCGTGCATAACATCCATTCCTTAAAGTGGGCAAGGAGAGACTCGAACTCTCAAGGCCGAAGCCGCCGCATTTTGAGTGCGGTGCGTCTACCAATTCCGCCACTTGCCCGCAGCTTCATTATTATAGTTCGCGCGATAAGGAGCCAACAAGGCGTCGTATTCTCGCGATCGAGCCCAGCGCTCGATCTCGCGAGCCCGCAGCACCGGCACGGGATGGGTCAGTTGTTGGGTGTGGGCAATCTTCAACGCGTCGCCGAGTTCCGTGCTACCAAACGCTTCGTAGGCGCGTGCTTGTTCGATGAACGCATCCAGGTTCAAGCGCTGAGCCAATGTCGGCGAGCCGCCCGCCAGCTTCATCAGCACCGACATCACCACGCGTGGTTCCTGGATAGCCAGTAACGCTGCTCGATCGCAGGTGAACTCGGCACACCGCATCCACTCCAGTAACTGAGACTTCAGCGGCTGCGAAAGCAGCTCGCCCCAAGCGGGAATCAGATTGGCAGCCTGCACGAACAAATTTACCAACGTCAAATAAACCCCGTGCTCGCACTTGAGGTGACCCAATTCATGGGCGATGACGGCTTGAACTTCCTCGGGTGTCAGCAGCTCTAGCAATGACGTATGGATGACAACGAACGGCTGTTTGCCACGCATGGCGAAGGTGTAAGCGTTGGGCACCGGATGCTGCTGTACGTATAGTTGCGGCAGATCCAGATCCAGTCGCCGGCAGGCTTCGACCAGCAACTTGTGAATGTCTGGCAGTTGGCGCTCGCTCACGCGGACGCTGGCGGCAATATTGGTTACGTAAAAAAACTGCTCTGCCACCGACCCCAGAATGTTGCGGATAGCAAAGTCCAGACCGGGGAGTTCCCTGAGCGCTCGCGTCGCATTGCGATCGAGCGGATGTTGAAAGGAGTCTGCTCTGAGACCGACGAGAGCGTACTTGTTGGCTGCAGTCATAGCGGCTATTGCGGCTGAGGTAGATACGAATTGCAATTAGCTCACGCCCAACCACTCGCAAATGCGCTTCAAGCTTTTCCAGTCTGGACGGCGCTTCAGTCCATCGCGCAGATTGGCGATAACGTCGGCACGGACTTCATCGCTGACATCAAGCAGATGCTGGGCCGCTTCAATATGTTCGCGGACGCCGGTTTTTTTTGTATCCAGCATTGCGATTGCTAGGTTCACCCGCGCTTGCGGTGCGGCTTTATCGAGTTTGACGCTTTTCTGCGCTGCTTTGAGAGCGCGGTCGGGCTTTTCAGTTAGCAAGTACAACCACGCCAAGCTACTCCACCCGGCCGAATTACGCGGAGCGCGATCGCAGATGTCTTTGAAAAGGGGAATCAGCTCTGCGGGAGATGCGCCGTCCTCGTAGCGCTTCAGTCCTTGTTCGTACAGGGTCTCAATGGAGTCGGTCATGCTGGCTTAATTTATCGTATCGTTGGTCTCCGCACCACACGCCGCCGCTGCCGACGCGCCTGCGATCGCTCGAATTCTCAGCAGGCAGGTGTACCTCAGACACCAAAGGACTTGCCGCAGCCACACGTTTGGCTGGCATTCGGATTTGAGAACTGAAAGCCACCACCGATCAACGCAGTACTGTAATCGAGCTGCATGCCGTAGATGTAAAGTAAACTTTTTGGATCGACAATGATGCGGAAGCCGTCTTCGTAAGCGAAGACTTCATCATCGTCGCGAATGTTGTCAGCGCTGTCGAAGTCCATCGTGTAGGACATGCCAGAACAACCACCGCCGCGGACGCCGACGCGCAAGCACAAGTCGGCGCTCTGCTGAGCGCGCAACTGTCGTAAGTGCTGCATGGCCGTGTCGGTTACGAGGATGCCCTTTTTCGGTTGGGTTGCTTGTGTCATATCGGGTACGCTCGACTAGTCGTTGCAAGAACGCAAAGAACTCTTTTGATTATCTTAATTCACGTTCCATTTGCCCCGCCGGCCTGTCCGA
Proteins encoded in this region:
- the fusA gene encoding elongation factor G; amino-acid sequence: MKKDITRYRNIGIFAHVDAGKTTTTERILKLTGKIHKIGEVHEGAATTDFMEQEQERGITIQSAATSCFWSDHQLNIIDTPGHVDFTIEVYRSLKVLDGGIGVFCGSGGVEPQSETNWRYANDSKVARIIYVNKLDRIGADFFNVVKQVENVLAARPLVMVLPIGHESDFTGVVDLLSREAWVWDDSGDPLKYEIQDVPADMADDVETYREQLIETALEQDDDLLEQYLEGEEPSVEDIKRCIRKGTIELAFFPTYCGSSFKNKGVQLVLNAVVDYLPNPTEVPPQPIVDLEGHETGDYAYIDPEKPLRALAFKIMDDRYGALTFTRLYSGSLSKGDTILDTATGKSERVSRLVEMHANSREEVESVQAGDIVAIVGMKGVQTGHTLCDPKNPATLEPMVFPDPVISIAVKPKDKGSTEKMSLALSKMVQEDPSFQVETDQESNETIIKGMGELHLDIKVDILKRTYGVEVEVGKPQVAYRESIAKRIEDSYTHKKQSGGSGQYGKIDYVIEPGETGSGFSFESKVTGGNVPREYWPAVQKGFESCVDKGVLAGFPVVDLKVTLTDGGFHAVDSSAIAFEIAAKAAYRQTLPKAAPLLLEPIMKVDVFAPDDYIGDVIGDLNRRRGIINSQESGAMGVRIKSEVPLAEMFGYIGDLRTMTSGRGQFSMEFSHYAPCPSNVQQEVIAEVKERQAAA
- a CDS encoding thiol-disulfide oxidoreductase DCC family protein, which gives rise to MKAPTTSDVAATSDAIAPHWQLELLYDGECPFCLREVNFLQQRDSGRGLVNFVDIASDGYAVEAHGGVNYATAMGRIHAVLPAGSTIAGVEVFRRVYEILGLGWVYAPTRWPVVGAFVDRVYEFWADRRLKWTGRPDLETLVARRTCGDRCQLSD
- a CDS encoding M48 family metallopeptidase; translated protein: MTAANKYALVGLRADSFQHPLDRNATRALRELPGLDFAIRNILGSVAEQFFYVTNIAASVRVSERQLPDIHKLLVEACRRLDLDLPQLYVQQHPVPNAYTFAMRGKQPFVVIHTSLLELLTPEEVQAVIAHELGHLKCEHGVYLTLVNLFVQAANLIPAWGELLSQPLKSQLLEWMRCAEFTCDRAALLAIQEPRVVMSVLMKLAGGSPTLAQRLNLDAFIEQARAYEAFGSTELGDALKIAHTQQLTHPVPVLRAREIERWARSREYDALLAPYRANYNNEAAGKWRNW
- a CDS encoding tetratricopeptide repeat protein; this encodes MTDSIETLYEQGLKRYEDGASPAELIPLFKDICDRAPRNSAGWSSLAWLYLLTEKPDRALKAAQKSVKLDKAAPQARVNLAIAMLDTKKTGVREHIEAAQHLLDVSDEVRADVIANLRDGLKRRPDWKSLKRICEWLGVS
- a CDS encoding HesB/IscA family protein; this translates as MTQATQPKKGILVTDTAMQHLRQLRAQQSADLCLRVGVRGGGCSGMSYTMDFDSADNIRDDDEVFAYEDGFRIIVDPKSLLYIYGMQLDYSTALIGGGFQFSNPNASQTCGCGKSFGV